Proteins encoded within one genomic window of Methanothrix harundinacea 6Ac:
- a CDS encoding D-alanine--D-alanine ligase family protein, whose translation MKVALTCNILPSDYSRESGDDTFAEFDAPSTVEAIRSALLNYCDSVEVVEADEEAYERLRRGDFDFAFNIAEGIRGEAREAQIPAMLEMLGIPYSGSGVTTLAITLDKRRTKEVLLANGIRTPRFQLLRRADELRPDLDFPLFLKPNGEGSSRGITARSLVREVEELEAVAGEMMAKYRQPVLVEEYLTGREFTVGLLGNPPEVLPVVEVGFEGLPAGAPRFDCYEVKWIYDSLEAGFDTTVCPADLDEDLRSRIERAATESFEALEVRDLCRLDLRLDADGEPSVFDVNALPGLIPDPAENSRFPKAAYAAGYSYEGLIGKIFSSALSRQGISI comes from the coding sequence ATGAAGGTCGCCCTCACCTGCAACATCCTCCCATCTGACTACAGCCGGGAGTCGGGGGACGACACCTTCGCCGAGTTCGACGCCCCCTCGACGGTGGAGGCGATCAGGTCGGCCCTGCTGAACTACTGCGACTCCGTCGAGGTCGTCGAGGCGGACGAGGAGGCGTACGAGAGGCTCCGCCGCGGCGATTTCGACTTCGCCTTCAACATCGCCGAGGGGATCCGGGGGGAGGCGAGGGAGGCCCAGATCCCGGCGATGCTGGAGATGCTGGGGATCCCCTACTCCGGCTCCGGGGTCACCACCCTCGCCATCACCCTGGACAAGAGGAGGACGAAGGAGGTCCTCCTGGCCAACGGGATCCGGACCCCGCGGTTCCAGCTTTTGAGGAGAGCCGATGAGCTGAGGCCAGACCTCGATTTTCCCCTCTTCTTGAAGCCGAACGGTGAGGGGTCGAGCCGGGGGATCACCGCCAGGTCCCTGGTGAGGGAGGTGGAGGAGCTGGAGGCGGTGGCTGGCGAGATGATGGCGAAGTACCGCCAGCCCGTCCTCGTCGAGGAGTACCTGACCGGAAGGGAGTTCACGGTGGGGCTCCTCGGAAACCCGCCCGAGGTCCTTCCCGTCGTCGAGGTCGGCTTTGAGGGCCTCCCCGCGGGAGCGCCGAGGTTCGACTGCTACGAGGTGAAGTGGATCTACGACTCCCTGGAGGCCGGGTTCGACACCACCGTCTGCCCCGCCGACTTGGACGAGGACCTCCGATCCAGGATCGAGAGGGCGGCGACGGAGAGCTTCGAGGCCCTGGAGGTGAGGGACCTCTGCAGGCTCGACCTCCGCCTCGACGCCGACGGCGAGCCTTCCGTCTTCGACGTCAACGCCCTCCCCGGCCTCATCCCCGACCCCGCCGAGAACTCCCGCTTCCCCAAGGCCGCCTATGCTGCCGGCTACTCTTACGAGGGGCTGATAGGGAAGATCTTCTCCTCCGCCCTGAGCCGCCAGGGGATCTCGATATGA
- a CDS encoding KamA family radical SAM protein: MFDSASISSGKTDFIAESSDDKPPQRAETVHELLARLGGDMEEIDRVKKVYPMKISSHFLALIQEKGDPIWKQAVPSAEELSDFRNVADPLSEGRDTKVPGLIHRYPDRVLLMVSSKCAMYCRFCTRKRSVGRVEQTPMQQIFQGIDYIRGHPEVRDVLLSGGDPLLRSNRELDIILRELRSIPHVEIIRIGSRVPSVMPERVTPRLVKVLKKYHPLYMNLHFEHPREINPDSERALKLLADAGIPLGSQTVLLRGINDDPEVMKELMQKLVKNRVRPYYIYLCDLVKGVEHFRTTLQAGFDVICHLQGHTSGLCVPHLIIDSPGGGKIPILPPDYLLATDEEKAVISNYKGEVYEYPNPRI, from the coding sequence ATGTTTGATTCAGCCTCCATTTCCAGCGGCAAAACCGATTTTATAGCCGAATCCTCCGACGATAAGCCTCCACAACGGGCCGAGACCGTCCACGAGCTCCTGGCCCGCCTCGGAGGCGACATGGAGGAGATCGACCGGGTGAAAAAGGTCTACCCGATGAAGATCAGCAGCCACTTCCTCGCCCTCATCCAGGAGAAGGGCGACCCCATCTGGAAGCAGGCGGTCCCGTCCGCGGAGGAGCTCTCCGACTTCCGGAACGTGGCAGACCCCCTCTCCGAGGGGAGGGACACCAAGGTCCCCGGCCTCATCCACCGGTACCCCGACCGGGTCCTCCTGATGGTCAGCTCCAAGTGCGCCATGTACTGCAGGTTCTGTACGCGAAAGCGGTCCGTCGGAAGGGTCGAACAGACCCCGATGCAGCAGATCTTCCAGGGGATCGATTACATCCGGGGCCACCCCGAAGTTAGGGACGTCCTCCTCAGCGGCGGCGATCCTCTCCTCCGGTCCAACCGGGAGCTGGATATCATCCTCCGGGAGCTGAGGTCGATACCCCACGTCGAGATCATCAGAATTGGGAGCCGGGTCCCCTCGGTGATGCCGGAGCGGGTGACTCCGAGGCTCGTCAAGGTCCTCAAGAAGTACCACCCCCTCTACATGAACCTCCACTTCGAGCACCCCAGGGAGATCAACCCCGATAGCGAGCGGGCCCTAAAGCTCCTGGCGGACGCCGGAATCCCCCTGGGGTCCCAGACCGTCCTCCTCCGGGGGATCAACGACGACCCCGAGGTGATGAAGGAGCTGATGCAGAAGCTCGTCAAGAACCGGGTGAGGCCCTACTACATCTACCTCTGCGATCTGGTGAAGGGGGTCGAGCACTTCAGGACCACCCTCCAGGCGGGCTTCGACGTCATCTGTCACCTCCAGGGCCACACCTCCGGCCTCTGCGTCCCCCACCTGATCATCGACTCGCCGGGCGGCGGCAAGATCCCGATACTGCCGCCGGACTACCTCCTGGCCACCGATGAGGAGAAGGCGGTCATATCCAACTACAAGGGCGAGGTCTACGAGTACCCCAACCCGAGGATCTGA
- a CDS encoding ion transporter, translated as MTKIDGQRRPDTFRELVEFYLIDYQTPLGKGIDVSIIFLNLLVCAIFVLDTYEISEATRSFLWRLEVAVVGLFVLEYLARLYAAPDRRRQISGIYSVIDLVAILPTLFQAVLPLFGLTLNIAFVKTIRVFKVLRIFRFLRFIAAPHLFFGSISLELVKLVRLVTTILILFFIGSGIFFHVESPANPGVTNFGDAFYFTVVALTTVGFGDVTPSTDAGRLVTILMILSGIILIPWEASKIVKEWVLITRKTSTLCPLCGLEEHEVDASYCRRCGHRLYHQQISEAGEEGEF; from the coding sequence ATGACCAAAATTGATGGCCAAAGACGCCCAGACACCTTCCGAGAGCTGGTGGAGTTCTACCTCATCGACTACCAGACCCCCCTGGGCAAGGGGATCGACGTCTCCATCATCTTCCTGAACCTCCTCGTCTGCGCCATCTTCGTCCTCGACACCTACGAGATATCCGAAGCGACGAGGTCCTTCCTCTGGAGGCTGGAGGTCGCAGTCGTCGGCCTCTTCGTCCTCGAGTACCTCGCCCGCCTCTACGCCGCCCCCGATCGGCGAAGGCAGATTTCGGGGATATACAGCGTCATAGACCTAGTGGCGATCCTACCGACCCTCTTCCAGGCGGTCCTCCCCCTCTTCGGCCTCACCCTCAACATCGCATTCGTCAAGACGATCCGGGTCTTCAAGGTCTTGAGGATCTTCAGGTTCCTCCGTTTCATCGCCGCCCCCCACCTCTTCTTCGGGAGCATCTCCCTGGAGCTGGTGAAGCTGGTCCGGCTGGTGACGACGATTTTGATCCTCTTCTTCATCGGCTCGGGGATCTTCTTCCACGTCGAAAGCCCCGCGAACCCCGGGGTCACAAACTTCGGGGACGCCTTCTACTTCACAGTGGTGGCCCTGACGACCGTCGGCTTCGGGGACGTCACTCCCTCCACCGATGCAGGAAGACTGGTGACGATCCTGATGATCCTCTCCGGGATCATCCTCATCCCCTGGGAGGCGAGCAAGATCGTCAAGGAGTGGGTCCTGATCACCAGGAAGACGAGCACCCTCTGCCCCCTCTGCGGCCTTGAGGAGCACGAGGTCGACGCCTCCTACTGCAGGCGGTGCGGCCATCGCCTCTACCACCAGCAGATCTCCGAGGCCGGCGAAGAAGGCGAGTTCTGA